The Solidesulfovibrio fructosivorans JJ] sequence ACGTATGGCCTGGGTTGGTACAGCGGGGCCGCTTTCGCAAAAGCAAGAACCAGTCCAAAACCGCATGAATCGTATCTTGCAGAAAAAGAAGGGAAAATATTACGGGAGGGTGGGTGCCGCGTCCCTCCCGTTTGTTTGATTCAATCTCCGCCCCGTGTTTGTTTTATTTTGTGACAGGGGCGGGCGACGCCGCATCCATCTCCCGGGCGGCGTCCGCCAACATGTCCGGTGTGGCGTAGCCGAGCTGACACAGCACCTCGCGCAGTGGCGGACAGGAGGTTTCCTGTTCGCGCAGGGCCTGGGCCAGTTGGTCGGTGGTGATGTAGCCCTGGCCGACCAGGAAATCGCCGAAGCGGCCCGTGGACTGGGCGCGGGAACGGAAGCGCGCCTCGGCTTCCTGGAGCCGCGCATAGTCGAGGACCTGCCCGCGCACCAGGATGTCGCCGAGGCGCGTGTAGCAGGCGCGGCGCTTGCGGGCGGCGTCTTCGAATTGCTCCTCGGTCACCATCTGGCGGTCCTTGAGAAATTTCCCGACGGAGTGTTCCTCCGGCGTGGTGCTTTCGTCCAGCCGCTCGAAGCCCCGCCGGATGGCGAAGGCCAGATCGCTTTTGGCGGCCAAAAAGAGCTCGATGGACCGGCCGGCGGCCTTTTCCATGTCCATGAGGGCCTGGGGTGAGGGCGGGCTCTCCACGGCCACGGCCAGTGAGCCGCTCGGCAGGATTTCCAGGGGAAAGACGCCGTTGGCCACGGCCACTTCGCGCGGCAGGGCGGCGATGGCGTCCAGGGGCACCAGATAGGGATCGATTTCCCGGGGTTCCAGACGGAATTGCTGCCCCAATACCTGGACCAGTTCGTGCTGGCTGGTCAGTCCCATGTCCAAAAGCACCTGCCCGAGGGGTTGGCCGGTCTCCTTCTGGCGTGCCAGGGCGGCGTCGAGTTGGGCCACGGTGACGAAGCGCCGGTCCAGCAGCAGGTCGCCCAGGCGGCGGCGGTAGCTCACCAGTTCCGCTTCCGAAGGATAGACATGGTCGGTCTTGTCCCAGGCGATGGTTTTCCCGGTGGCGAGGAAGCGGGCATAGAGCCTCAGCGCCCGCATGGTGGCCACGAAGTTGATGGTGTTGCCCCAGATGAGCCGGGGGACGGAGAGCAGCCCCTGCCAGAAGCCGTAGACGCGCCAGACGTAGAGCATGCGCATGCCCGCGCGCCAGAAAAAGAAGAAGATGTTGGCCAGAAGCAGATACCAGGGCCAGGTCCCGGCCTCGACGATGGGCGGATAATGGTAGGCGTCGGGGAAAAGGAGCTGGTAGAGCCAAAGCGCCGCGACCACCGGGACGATGCAGTTGGCCAGCATGCTGATCTGGTTGGTGAGAAGGGCCTTGCGGTCGCGGTAGAGCATGTAGCGCGTCCAGAAGCCCCCCTGCCAGCCGAGGCTGGCCCAGCCTTGCAGGGCGATGCCCATGATCCAGCGGGATTTCTGGCGCACCGCCGCCCGGAAGGTGCGGGGAAAGTATTCGCGGATGACGATGAATTCCGGCTTGGTCACGGCGCGGGGCTTGCCGGTAAAACGGCTCTTGCGGCTGACCCGGCGGTGCAGCACCTGGCGTACGAACACCTGGCGCAGGCCGAATTTGTGCATGCGCAGGCCGAAATCGTAGTCCTCGGTCAGGGAATCGATGTTGAAAAGCTGGTTGTTGTTGGCCTCGGCCAGCATCTCCAGGGCCCGGCGGCTGTAGCCGCTGCCCACCCCGGCCGAGGGCACGGACTTGCTCAGGATTTCCCGCACCAGCATGTCCCGGGCGTGGTTTTCGGCGAATTCGTCGGCGTAATGGCCGGGCGTGAAGCGCCACCACTTGGGGATGAGCGGGAAGACCGGCAGCTGGATCATGTCCTTGCGGGGAATGAGGTAGTTGAAGAGCTTCAAATACAGGGGATGGACCAGATCCTCGGAATCGTTCATCACGAAGATTTCGAAGGTGGTCCCGTGTTCCTTTTCGTAGTGCTTGATGCCGGCGTAGACCCAGTTGAGGCAGTCGGCCTTGTTGGTGGGGCCGTCTTTGGGGCACACGATGCGGTTGACGTTGCCGTACGCCTCCCGGGCCAGGTCCACTTCCCGTTGGGTCTTGGGGTCGTTGGGGTAGGTGCCGACGAAAATCTGGTAATTGGAATAGTTGAGGGTGCGGATGGTGTTGTCGAGCATGCGCCGGATGACGGCCGATTCGTCCCAACAGGGGATCATGATGGCCACGGGCTTTTCCGGCGGGGCGAGCAGCTGCTCTTCGGTCAGGCGCGGGTGTTTGCGCCGGATGATCAGGTACCGGTAAGCTTGGCGCAGCATGTAGACGATATCGATGAAAAGTTCGTCGAAGCCGCTGAGCAGGAAAATGACGCCAAGTCCGATCAGCAACAGCTGGAGCCCGAGCAGGGCGTAGGGCATGATGAGTTCGAAGGTGGTCATGGCTGCGGGCCCTCCTGGTCTTGGAACTGTTGGTCGGTCGGAAGCACGGGCCGGTCGCCGGCGGCGAAGCGGCAGATCGCTTCGGCGATGCGGTCGGCGGCCCTGCCGTCGCCGTAGGGATTGGGGCCGCGCCGCATGGCTTCACGGGCCGTTTCATCGGTCAACAGCCGCGTCGCCTCGGCCACGATGGTCGCCCGGTCCGTGCCGACCAGTTTGGCCAGCCCCAGGCGCGAGGCCTCGGGCCGTTCGGTGACCTGACGCAAGACCAGCACTGGGGTGCGAAAGGTCGGGGCCTCCTCCTGCACGCCGCCGGAATCGGTCAGGATGAGGGTCGCGTCGCGCATGAGCGGCACAAAGGACCGGTAATCGAGCGGATCGGTCAGGAGCACGTTCGGGAGCCCGCCGAGGGTGGGGAAGGCCACCTCGCGCACATGGGGGTTGCGGTGCACCGGGTAGACGAAGGCCACGTCGGGAAAGGCCCGGGCCAGGTCGGCCACGGCGGCGCAGATGTGGCGCAACGCCTCGCCCCAGCTTTCGCGGCGGTGGGAGGTGACCAGCACGAACCGGCCGGCTTGGGGCGCGAGTTCCCGCAGCAGCGGGCAGCGCCCCGGCCCCAGGGTTTCGGATAGCCCGAGCAGGGCGTCGACCACGGTGTTGCCGGTGACGATGATGCGCGCCAGGTCGTGTCCCTCCCGCAGCAGTTCCTCCCTGGCCAGGGGGGTGGGAGCGAAGTGGAGCCCCGCCAATACGCTGGTCAGGCGTCTGTTGGCCTCTTCCGGAAAGGGATTGGCCATGTCGTGGCTGCGAAGCCCGGCCTCCACGTGCCCCACCGGGATGCCGCCATAAAAGGCGGCCAACGAGGCGGCGAACACGGTGGTGGTGTCGCCCTGGACCAGCAGCATGTCCGGTCGCAGCCGGGAGAGGCATTCCGTTAGTCCGCCGATGGCGGCCTGGGTCAGGCCGGACAGGCTCTGGTCCGGCGTCATGAGGGCCAGGTCCACATCGGGCTCGATGGAAAAAAGCGAAAGGGCCTGGGCCAGCATTTCCCGGTGCTGTCCGGTGGAGACGATGCTGCGGCGCAAGGTGTCGCCACGCGTGGCCAGGGCGTGTATCACCGGGGCCATTTTGATGCCTTCCGGCCGCGTGCCGACGATGACGGCGACATGGTATTTTTCGGACATGCCTGCTCCTTCCGGGATCAGACCGTGGACATGGTTTCCTTATTTCGGATAAAAACGGTCTGAAATCAATCAATATAATAACCAAGCCCGGAGAGGACGCAAGGGGGCATGGCCGCATCGGGGCCCTACGTGCCGCCGGAGTGTGCGGAGGCAGGGGAAAGAGGAGAGCTAGATGGTCAGGTCCAGGACGGAGCCCTTGGCCAGGGAAGCCTGGACTCCGGGTAGGACGCCCGGATCGATGCCGGCGTCGTCGCCGTACTGGCCTTGCAGGTAGGCGTCGGCGGCGGACAGGGCCGTGCCGAGGCCCTTGCGGTCCGTACCGGTCGCTTCGAGGCTCGCGGTCAGGATGTCCGAGACGGCGTCGGCCGTGGCGTCTCCGAACCGCTTGGACACGTCGTCGATGGCCGAGGCCAGGGTGGACTGGATGGTATCCGTGGTCCCGGTGCCGTCCGAGGCGTAGAAAAGCTCGTTGTGGCCGTTTTGGAAATAGCCGTTGACCGCGTCGTTGAGCGCGCCGTTGAAGTTGGCGATGGCCGCGTCGCCGGCGGCGATGCCGAAATTGCGGTCGATGAACTTGAGCGAGGAGACAAGCGCGTTGCCCACGGCGTCCTCGCCGCCCGAGCCGTCGCCCACGCCCTTGACGATGATGCCCATGACCGCCGTGGCCGCGGCGTCGCCGTGCTTTTCCCGGATGGCGTCGATGGCCTCCGACAGCGAGGTTTGCAGGTCCCCGGCCGCGCCGCTGTCGATGAGCGCCCCGGCGTTGCTGGCGGATTGGGCGTCCTGGAGCCGGCGCAGGATTTCGGCGGCAAAGGTGTCCGAGGTCGTGCCGGAGGATTTGGCGGCCAGCACCGGCGTGGTCTCGGCCTGCTCGGAATAGCGGCCGAGTTTGAGCCCCCGGGCGTCCGCCTTGTCGGTTTGGGGGAGCAGACTGGAGAGACCGGACTGCTGGGTATGAAGGGCTGTAATCTCCATGGACGTTCCTCGACGACGCAATCCTTAATGAAGCCTATCGGCCGGTTCGGCCCGGGCTTTAGGCCGGCGGCCGCATTGCCTCGTGCATCCCCTTCTGGTAGGTCCCCTGCACAAAACCGCGCATCAACGAAAAGCAGGCCATCCCCGTTGCATCCGGAAATCCTCCATATTGACCTGACCGCCGCGACGTCGCGCCGCGTTCCTTGCGACGCGTCCGGCCTTGTCGGCGGCAGGGGGATGGCCGGACTGCTTTTGGACGAAAGCGCGCTCGATGCCGCCGTCTGTTTTGCGCCGGGCCGGCTGGCCGGGTTCGATCTGCCCGGGGCCGGACACGTTTCCCTGGCTTTTTTCTCCCCACGCACCGGCGGGGCGGCTGTCGCGACCCTTGGCGGCTCCCTGGGCCATGCCCTGGCCCGGGCGGGTCTTGCCGGCGTGGTCCTCACGGGCGGATCGGCCCGTCCGGTGGGGCTGGCCATCCGCGACGACGCTGTCCGCTTCGTCGACGCCGCCGGCTTGGCCGGCCGGACCACCACGGAAATTTTCGACAGCCTGCTTGGGGAATACGACGCGGCGGCGGTGACCGGCCCGGCGGCGCTTGCCGGCTCGCCCCTGGCCACGGTGGCGGCCGACCGCTGGCACGATGCCGGCGGCACGGGGGGCGGAGCGGCTCTGGCCGCGAAAAACGTCGTCTTTCTGGCCGCTTCCGGTACGGCCGAGATCCGTCCGGCCGACGCGGCCGGTCTGGCCGTGGCCCGCGCCGCCATGGAGCGCCTTATCGCCGCCGCCCCGGCGCTGGCCGGTCCGTGCGGCTTCGGCCGGTTCGGCACCGCCGCCCTGGTCGATCTGACCGCCGGGCGGCGCATGCAGCCGACGGACAATTTCCGGCGCACCTTTTTCCCCGAAGCCCCGGCCGTCAACGCGCCGCGCCTGGAGGCGCTTTTCCAGGGACACGGCGAAACCTGTCCGGGCTGTCCGGTCGGTTGCCGCCGGGTGGACGCTCGCGGCCGGCTTTTGCCCGATGTGGACGCGCTGTCCCATTTCACGGCCCTGCTCGGGCTGGCCGATCCGGATCTGGCGGTTTTCGCCCGGCAATACTGCCTGGAGCAGGGCCTCGACGCGGCGGGCTGCGCGGTGGTCCTGGCCGCCGAGGCCGAACGGACCGGGGAGGCCGCGACGCCCGAAGGCGTGCGCCGGGGGGTCGCTTCGCTTGCGGCCATGGACGCGGTCGGCCGGGCGCTCGTTGCCGCGCCGGCCCTGCGGGTGAGGGGCGTGGAGCTGCCCGCCTTCGATCCGCGCGGGGCCTATGGTCTGGCCCTGTCCCTGGCTGTCGGCGCTTCCGGTCCCGATCCCTGGCGGGCCGGCTGTCTGGCCCATGAACTGTTGCGCAAGCCCGTGGCCACGGACCGCTTCACCTTCGAAGGCAAGGCCCGGGCCGTCTTTCTGGGCGAGGCCGCCGTGGCCGCCGTCGCCTGTCTGGCCGGCTGTCCCTGGCTGGGGCTGGCCATAAGCCTGGAGGAATGGGCGCTGGCCCTGGCCGCCGTCACGGGCGAACCGGTCGCGGCCGGCGATCTGGCCGCTCTGGGCCAAACGGTCGTGGCCCGGGAGCGTGCCCGAAACGTCCGGTGCGGCCTGACCGCCGCCGATGACGACCTGCCGGAGCGTTTTTTCGTCGAACCCGGCTCGGGCGGGGACGGCATCGACGTGCCGCCGCTCGATCGCGCCGCCTTTCTGGCCGCCCGGGCGAAATATTACCGCTTGTGCGGCCTGTCCGCCGAGGGACTGCCGCTGGCGGCTCCCAGGGAAGCGCCATGGACGCGCTGACAAGCCTTTTCGCCGACCGGCTGGCCCGGGCCGGCCTGTGCGCGCCCGGCGCGGCGGCCATTGTCTGCTGCGACGACGCCGTGACCTTTTCCCGCGACGACGCGCCGCAAAACGCGATGCTGGCCGCAGCCGCGACCCGCCTCGGCGCGGCCTGCCTCATGCTCGTGCCCCCGGCCGAGCCCTACCGCGCCATCCTGGAATTCCTGGCCGCCCGCGAGGCCCCGGCCATCCGCCCCCGCGACTGCGAGACGCGCACCTTCTTCCACGATATCCCGGTCATCGAACGCCCGGACGCGGCGCTGGTCGCCGAGGCCCTGTCCCGGCGCAAGGGGGCCTACCTGCCCGGCCACGGCATCCTGGCCCACGGCGCGCTGTCGCCCGAGCAGGCCTTCATCACCGTGTCCTCGGTGGCCTTTGCCGGATTCGTGAAGTTTTTTTCCGATTATCTCACCGCCCGCCGCGCCGGCGTTCGCGATGCCGGGGCGGATCGCGCCTTCGAGACCGCCGTGGCCCACCTGCCGCCGCCGCCCGAACGCGTGCCGCCGCTTATGCCCGGCCCGTTCGCCGACCGCGAGGCCGCCCTGGCCGCCATGGCCCAGGCCGGACGCGCCACCGTGGACCTGGGGCTGGTCGATTCGGTCTTCGGCAACATCTCCTACAACCTGCGCGGCACGCTGGCCATCAGCCAGACCGGCAGCGCCCTGGACGCCCTCGAAGGGGCCATCGACCTGTGCCCCCTCGACGGTTCGTCCTGCGCCGGGCTCACCGCCTCGAGCGAACTCTCGGCCCACGCCGCCCTGGCTGAAAAAGACGGCCGCAAGGCCATCCTGCACGGCCATCCCAAATTCGCCGTCATCATGTCCATGGACTGCGACGAGCCCCATTGCCGCAACCGCGACGCCTGCCACGTCGCCTGCGACAAATCCCGCTTTCTGGACGACATTCCCATCGTGCCGGGCGAGGTCGGCTGCGGCCCCCGGGGCCTCGTCCACACCATGCCCCCGGCGCTTGTCGGCCGGCGCGGCGTGGTCGTTCTCGGCCACGGCGTCTTCACCATGGGCCGCGACGACTTTAGTAAAGCCCTCGTTGCCCTGTGCGCCATCGAAACATCCTGCCGCGCCCGCTATTTCGAAACGCTTGCGCGCTACAAAGCCTGATACGGAGCCATCCATGCACGAGCCGCACAACTCTTCCCCTCTGACCGTCAGCATCGTCATCCCGGTCTACAACGAGATGCAGACGCTCCCCGTCGTGCTGGCCAAGGTGCTGGCCCGGCCGGAAACCTGGGAAGTGGTCCTTGTGGACGACGCTTCCACCGATGGCAGCCGCCAGTACCTGCAAGGGCTTGACGGCTCGGACCGCATCCGCGTGCTGTTCCACGAGAAAAACCAGGGCAAGGCGGCCGCCCTGCGCACCGGATTCGCCGCCGCCGCCGGCGACGTGGTGCTCATCCAGGACGCGGACCTCGAATACGACCCCGAAGACTACCCCGTGCTGCTCGAACCCATCTTTTCCGGCAAAGCCGACGTCGTCTTCGGCTCCCGCTTCCTTGGTGGCCCCCACCGCGTGCTCTATTTCTGGCACTCCGTGGCCAACAGGCTGCTGACGCTTTTTTCCAACATGTTAAACGACATCAACCTCTCGGACATGGAAGTCTGCTACAAGGTCTTCCGCCGAGAGATCCTCCAGAAAATCCACATCCAAAGCGACCGCTTCGGCGTCGAACCGGAGCTCACCGCCAAAGTGGCCAAGCTCCGGGCCCGCATCTACGAAGTGCCCGTCTCCTACTACGGCCGCACCTACGAGGAAGGCAAAAAAATCGGCTGGCGCGACGGCATCGCCGCCTTCTGGTGGATCATCCGCTTCGGGCTGCTCCATCGCGGCTAGGCCGGCGCGAGGATCACGTCCGCCGGGTCGCCTTTTCCAGCGCCAGCAGCGCCTTTTTCCGATCGAGCCCGCCGGCGTAGCCGGTGAGTGCGCCGTTTGCGCCGATGACGCGGTGGCAGGGAATGAGGATCGAAAGGGGATTTCGCCCCACGGCCGCGCCCACGGCCCGCGCGCCGCTTGGCCGGCCGAGCCGCCGGGCCAGCTCCCCGTAGGTGGTCGTCTCGCCGTAAGGGATGGCGCGAAGCGCCTGCCAGACGGCCTTCTGGAACGGCGTGCCCCTGGGGGCAAGCGGGATGGCGAAGTCCATGCTTCGGCCGGCCAGATAGGCGTCGATCTGCGCCGCCGCCCGAAGGCATACGTCCCCCGGCGGTTCGGCTCCCGGCGTCGGCGCTGTGGCCGGAAAATGCTTTTGCCCCAAAAACCAGGCTCCGAGCAGCATATCGTCCTCGGCCACGAGCAGCATGGGTCCGAGTGTGGTGTCGTGACGGACAGCGGTTCGCACGGCCAGCCTCCTTATAATGTGCGCCACAGGTGCATGACGGCATAGGCCCGCCATGGCCGCCAAACCTCGGCCCGTTGCAGCGCGCGTTTGGCATCGGCCTCGCCGAGGGCCTTTTTCACGCCATGGTCCGTGTGGGGAAAGGCGTCCGGCCAGCCCAGCGCCCGCATGGCGATGTACTGGGCCGTCCATTCCCCGATGCCGGGCAACGCCCGCAACGCCTCGAGGCTTGTTTCCGGGGCCGCCGCTGGCGACAGGACGAGTTCCCCGTCGCGCACGGCCCGGGCCAGCGCGAGAATCGCCCGGGCCCGCCCGGCGATCACGCCGAGCGAGGCGATGGCGTCCAGAGACAACGCCGCCACGCGCTCCGGGGCCGGAAATACCGTGGTCAACGCCCGAAAAGGCGTGTCCAACGGTTCGCCGAAAGCCGCCGCGAACCGGCGGGCCAGGGTGCGGGCGGCGGCCACCGTCACCTGCTGGCCGAGAATGGCCCGCACCGCCACTTCGAAGCCGTCCATGGCCCCGGGCAGGCGCACGCCCTCATGCCCGGCGGCAAGGCCCGCAAGCCCGTCGGCAATGGCCCAAGGATCGCAATCCAGGTCGAAAAGATGGGACACCCGGGCCAGGACCGGCGGCAGAACCGGCATGAGCCCGGCCGACACCGTGACCCGCAAGGCGTTTTTCCCCGCCGCCTGGCCCACGGCGATCCATCCCGCATGGTCCGCGCCGTGGCGCGAGAGCCGCACCGTGCGGCGGTAGATGCCGCCCTCCACCGCTTCGACGCCGTCAACGGCCCGCGCGCCCAGAAAAGCGAGCAGGCCCGCCAGATCGTAGGGCGGACGATAGCCGAGCTCCAGGCCCGGCGCATCCGTGGCCGGGGACTCGCCTGCGGCGCTGGCGCGCAAGCGCGTGGGCGGCATGCGGTAGCGACTGGCAAAAAGCGCGTTGAAGCGCCGCAGGCTGGAAAAACCGCTGGCAAAGGCCACGTCCGTCACCGGCAGCGACGTCTCCGTCAGCAGCTTTTTGGCCAAAAGCAGCCGTTGCGTCTGGGCGAAGGCCACGGGCGAAATCCCGAAGCGGCTTTTGAAGACGCGGCGCAAATGCCGGGCCGTCACGCCAAGCCTGGCGCACAACCCTTCGATGCCGCCATCCTCCAGACACCCTTCGCCCATAAGCCGCACCGCCGCCTCGACCAGCCGCTGCCCGGACCGGACCGTGGACAGCCCCGGCGCGCTCTCCGGCCGGCAGAGCAGGCACGGCCGAAAACCCGCCGCCTCGGCCGCCGCCGCGCTGGGGAAAAAACGACAATGCTTCGGTTTGGGCAGCCTGGCCGTGCAAACAGGCCGGCAATAGATCCCCGTCGAGGTCACGCCCACGAAGAAGCGGCCGTCGAATCGGGCGTCCCTGGCCTGGTAGGCACGGTAACAACTGGCGGCATCAAGCGACATGCACCCAGGCTACCGCTTGCCCATGGACGTGGCTAGCCGTTTTCGGACATGGCTGTGGCTTGGCGGAAAGGGAGCCGGGGCGCTGCCCCGGACCCCGCCAGGGCGCTGCCCTGGACCCGCCGGGAGGCCACGGGCCCCCCGGACCCCCCGATTCGGCTTTGGCCGGGCGGAGGCTTGGCTGGTTTGGCGGGAGGTCGGAGGGGAGAAGATGGCGGCGGCATTTGCCGGGACGGTGCATGTCGCTTCGCGACAAGCTCGTCGCCGGCAAATGCCGCCGCCACCACGCCGTCCGCCCCTTCGGGGCGAAAGGATAAGGAATTTTACTTTTGGAAGCCTTGGAAGAGGCTTTGTGATTGCCTACCCCTTTGAAAGTTTTTGGGGAGGGTGGGGGTCCGGGGGAGGGGACCCTTTTTTTCAAAAAAGGGTCCCCTCCCCCGGGTGCCTTATCTACTCCTTCACATGCAACGCGCTGGCGTCGGCGAGGAGGTCGTTGATGCGGGCGACCATCTGGTGCGGGTCGGACAGGTAGCCGTCGAGGAGCAGGGCGGAGTCGTAGAGTTGTTCCACGGCCTTGCCGAGAAACGGGTCGGCGGCGTCGTTGCGGTAGATGGCGAGCAGGTTACGGATGAGCGCGTGGTCGCGGTTGAGCTCCAGGGCTTTTTTCGGGACCGAGGTGTCCTTGGTGACCATGCGCATGATTTTCTGCATGCTCGAGGTCATGTGGTCGTCGGGGGAGACCAGGCAGGACGGGCTTTGGGTGAGCCGGGTGGACAGGCGCACCTCGGTGACGCGGTCGCCGAGAAGGTCCTTGATCTTTTTGAGGAAGTCGTCGAGGGAGCCTTCCTCGTCCTTGGACAGCTCCGGGGTTTCCTTTTTGGGGGCTTCGCCTTCGAAGGCGTCCAGTTCGCCGGCTTCGACCAGTTCGGCGGATTTGATGGTCAGGTCCTTGTAGGTGCGGATGGAGTCCATGATGAACTCGTCCACGGGCTCGTAGAGGTAGAGGACTTCGAGGCCCTTGGCCCGGAAGATTTCCAGGTGGGGGTTTAAGTCCAGGGCATCGCGGGATGGGCCGGACAGGTAGTAGATGGATTTCTGGCCTTCCTTGGCGCGTTCGACGTAGGCGGCGAGCGAGGTGTCGTTGTCGGCGCGTTCGATGGCCGAGGAGTCGAAGCGCATGAGTTCGGCGAAGGTTTCGCGGTGGGCGAAGTCGCCGTAGCCGAGCTTGAGGGCTTGCCCGTGTTCCTTGAAGAAGGCGGCGTACTTGTCCGGGTCTTCCTTGGCCAGGCTTTTGAGCTTGTCGAGGATCTGCTTGACGATGACGGTCTGGATTTTGCGCAGCACCAGGTTTTCCTGGAGCGTTTCGCGCGAGAGGTTGAGCGGCAGGTCTTCGGTGTCGACCACGCCGCGTACGAAGCCCAGGTATTCGGGGATGAGTTCCTTGACTTCCTTGGAGATGAGCACCCGGCGCACGTAGAGGTCGAGGCCGTTGTGCAGGGCATCGCGGAAGGCCATGGGCCCGAGTCCCTTGGCCGGGACGAAGAGCAGGGCGGTGAACTGCACCGGCGCGTCGACGCTTATATGGATGGTGGCCAGGGGTTCTTCTTCGTCGTAGGTCAGGAACTTATAAAATTCCTTGTATTGTTCCGGGGTGACGCTGAATTTGGACTCGCGCCACAGGGCGGGTAGGGTGTTGGTCTTTTCGCCGTCGACCAGGACGGGGAAGGAGATGAAGTTGGAGTGCTTGCGCAACACGTCCTTGACGCGCTGCGGATCGGCGTACTCCTTGGTGTCTTCCTTCAGCTCGATCTCGATGGTGGTGCCGCGCGGGGCGTCGCCCTCCACGTCCTCGACGGAGAAGCTGCCCGAGCCGTCGGAGATCCAGCGGGCCGGGGCGGCGTCGGGCTTAAAGGAGCGGGAGGTGACGGTGACCTTGTCGGCGACCATGAAGACCGAATAGAATCCCACGCCGAACCGGCCGATGAGGTTCGAGGCGGCGTCCTTGTTTTCGGCCACGGACTTCATGAAGGCCTCGGTGCCGGATTTGGCGATGGTGCCGAGGTTTTCGATGAGTTCGTTTTGCGTCATGCCGCAGCCGGTGTCGGCGATGGTGAGCCTGCCGCCGTCCTTGTCCGTGGTGATGCGGATTTCAAGGGGCGCTTCGGCGTCGGCGATGGTGGTTCCCTTGCTTATTTCGAAGCGCAGCTTGTCCAGGGCGTCGGAGGCGTTGGAGACGAGTTCGCGGAGAAATATTTCCCGATTGGTGTAGATGGAGTGGGTGATGATATCGAGGAGCTTACGGATTTCGGCTTTGAATTCGTGGGTTTCCCCGGAAGCGGCGGTCATGGGTCACTCCTTGTTGCGTGGTTTGGCCGGCCGGCGGGCGGCCGCAAAAAAGGCTCGCACCCCTTGGACGGGTCGGGCCTGTGGGGGGATGCCCCAGCTCGGAGAAATAGAAATATAAGGAGGGAGATAAGCAGGGAAGGCGTTGTGTCAAGAGCGCGGCGGGACGTCGGGCGGAGACGTCGGGAAAGGAGGCGCGACCCATTGACAGGCCGGGGCGGTTGTTTATTTTCGGCTGTGAAGAGCAACCTTTGTCGGAGGTGCGTATATGGTTATTGATCTCAGTCCGTTTTATGGCGCCAACACGCCTTTTGACCGGCTGTTCGAATCCTTGTGGCCGGCCATGTCCATCAGCCAGCGCAGCATGGCGTATCCGCCGATCAATATCGGCGAGGACGACGACAATATTTACGTGCGCTGCGAGATTCCGGGCATGGACATTGGCGATCTGGATCTGACGCTGACCGATTCGAGCCTGGTCATCAAAGGCGAGCGCAAGGCGGTCAAGGGCAAGTATTATCGCCAGGAGCGGCCCACGGGCTTTTTCCAGCGTGTGGTCAACATTCAAGCCGCCGTGGCCCGGGAGAAGGTGACGGCGTCCATGCGCGACGGGGTGTTGGAAGTCGTTTTGCCCAAGTCGGATGAGAGCAGGCCCAAGAAGATCAACATCGAAGCCGTGTAGACGCGCCGGCGCAGTTGCCGCAGGAGGACGACCATGACGGAGACCGTTGCGAAGAACGAGGAGCGCCGGTTGCCCCGGGTGAAGCCGGCCACGGATATCATCGAAAAGGAAGACGGGTTTTATATTTACGTCGACATGCCGGGCGTGACCAAGGAGGATCTGGTCATCGACCTCAACGAGGACGAGCTCAAGGTTTCGGGCAAGGCGGAGTACGTGCTGCCCGAGGGACAAAAGCTCGCCCACGTGGAGTTTGGCGGCGGCGAGTATTTCCGCAGTTTCACGGTGTCGCACATCGTGGACAAGGAACGGATCAAGGCCACGCTGAAGGATGGGGTGCTGGAACTGCATTTGCCACGCCAGGAAAAGGCGCAGCCCCGCAAAATCGAGATCCAGGCCGGTTAAAAGCCGTACAGGCAGGGCCGGGATGCGGAAAACCGCATCCCGGTTTTGTCGTTTGTGGGGGAGGAAAGGATTTGTCCTGCCTGTGAAGAGGAATAATTAAGATTTCAAAAATGTAATGTTTGGATGGCGTTGGATACTGCTTGGGATTTGAAATGTGAAAAAAAGGTACTAGTGGCATTTTGAAGCCTTCGTGTTG is a genomic window containing:
- a CDS encoding class II aldolase/adducin family protein, translating into MDALTSLFADRLARAGLCAPGAAAIVCCDDAVTFSRDDAPQNAMLAAAATRLGAACLMLVPPAEPYRAILEFLAAREAPAIRPRDCETRTFFHDIPVIERPDAALVAEALSRRKGAYLPGHGILAHGALSPEQAFITVSSVAFAGFVKFFSDYLTARRAGVRDAGADRAFETAVAHLPPPPERVPPLMPGPFADREAALAAMAQAGRATVDLGLVDSVFGNISYNLRGTLAISQTGSALDALEGAIDLCPLDGSSCAGLTASSELSAHAALAEKDGRKAILHGHPKFAVIMSMDCDEPHCRNRDACHVACDKSRFLDDIPIVPGEVGCGPRGLVHTMPPALVGRRGVVVLGHGVFTMGRDDFSKALVALCAIETSCRARYFETLARYKA
- a CDS encoding glycosyltransferase family 2 protein; translated protein: MHEPHNSSPLTVSIVIPVYNEMQTLPVVLAKVLARPETWEVVLVDDASTDGSRQYLQGLDGSDRIRVLFHEKNQGKAAALRTGFAAAAGDVVLIQDADLEYDPEDYPVLLEPIFSGKADVVFGSRFLGGPHRVLYFWHSVANRLLTLFSNMLNDINLSDMEVCYKVFRREILQKIHIQSDRFGVEPELTAKVAKLRARIYEVPVSYYGRTYEEGKKIGWRDGIAAFWWIIRFGLLHRG
- a CDS encoding methylated-DNA--[protein]-cysteine S-methyltransferase — protein: MRTAVRHDTTLGPMLLVAEDDMLLGAWFLGQKHFPATAPTPGAEPPGDVCLRAAAQIDAYLAGRSMDFAIPLAPRGTPFQKAVWQALRAIPYGETTTYGELARRLGRPSGARAVGAAVGRNPLSILIPCHRVIGANGALTGYAGGLDRKKALLALEKATRRT
- a CDS encoding DNA-3-methyladenine glycosylase 2 family protein, which encodes MSLDAASCYRAYQARDARFDGRFFVGVTSTGIYCRPVCTARLPKPKHCRFFPSAAAAEAAGFRPCLLCRPESAPGLSTVRSGQRLVEAAVRLMGEGCLEDGGIEGLCARLGVTARHLRRVFKSRFGISPVAFAQTQRLLLAKKLLTETSLPVTDVAFASGFSSLRRFNALFASRYRMPPTRLRASAAGESPATDAPGLELGYRPPYDLAGLLAFLGARAVDGVEAVEGGIYRRTVRLSRHGADHAGWIAVGQAAGKNALRVTVSAGLMPVLPPVLARVSHLFDLDCDPWAIADGLAGLAAGHEGVRLPGAMDGFEVAVRAILGQQVTVAAARTLARRFAAAFGEPLDTPFRALTTVFPAPERVAALSLDAIASLGVIAGRARAILALARAVRDGELVLSPAAAPETSLEALRALPGIGEWTAQYIAMRALGWPDAFPHTDHGVKKALGEADAKRALQRAEVWRPWRAYAVMHLWRTL
- the htpG gene encoding molecular chaperone HtpG, which codes for MTAASGETHEFKAEIRKLLDIITHSIYTNREIFLRELVSNASDALDKLRFEISKGTTIADAEAPLEIRITTDKDGGRLTIADTGCGMTQNELIENLGTIAKSGTEAFMKSVAENKDAASNLIGRFGVGFYSVFMVADKVTVTSRSFKPDAAPARWISDGSGSFSVEDVEGDAPRGTTIEIELKEDTKEYADPQRVKDVLRKHSNFISFPVLVDGEKTNTLPALWRESKFSVTPEQYKEFYKFLTYDEEEPLATIHISVDAPVQFTALLFVPAKGLGPMAFRDALHNGLDLYVRRVLISKEVKELIPEYLGFVRGVVDTEDLPLNLSRETLQENLVLRKIQTVIVKQILDKLKSLAKEDPDKYAAFFKEHGQALKLGYGDFAHRETFAELMRFDSSAIERADNDTSLAAYVERAKEGQKSIYYLSGPSRDALDLNPHLEIFRAKGLEVLYLYEPVDEFIMDSIRTYKDLTIKSAELVEAGELDAFEGEAPKKETPELSKDEEGSLDDFLKKIKDLLGDRVTEVRLSTRLTQSPSCLVSPDDHMTSSMQKIMRMVTKDTSVPKKALELNRDHALIRNLLAIYRNDAADPFLGKAVEQLYDSALLLDGYLSDPHQMVARINDLLADASALHVKE